In Desulfobulbaceae bacterium, the genomic stretch TGATTGTCCATCCTGAGTGCCGCCAAGAGGTGGTGCTGGCGGCAGACCAGTATGGGTCCACTGAGATGATTATCAGAGCAGTGGCCGACTCGCCAGTTGGATCCAGTTGGGCGGTGGGGACTGAGGTCAATCTGGTGAAGCGTCTGGCGCAGCAGTATCCGGATAAGAAGATTCGGTCGGTCTCACCGGTGGAGTGTCTGTGCTCGACCATGTACCGGATTGATCCAGCCCATCTGTTGTGGACGCTTGATCATCTGGCCGCAGGGCGGGTGGTCAATCAGATTACGGTTGACGAGGCGACAGCGCTGCAAGCCAAAAAGGCCTTGGATCGGATGCTGACGATTTGAGATGGAGTGAGGGCTTGGTGAAGTGTAAGTGTCATGGCCCTTCGGCTCCGCTTAAGGAACGAAGCAATACCATAACATCGTTCCCTGAGCGGAGCCGAAGGGCACGCGTATATTGCAGTGTTCCCCCTCTAGTCAATTAAGCTCCTAATGATTCTCCTGGAGGCCAGAACTGGTCGCTGCTCACTTGAATGAACTCAAGGTCCGGCAGAACAAGGCAGGTGAGCTGGCCACCGTAGACAGCGCCAGTGTCGATTCCGATTCGGTGATGCTCGATTCGGGGCTCATTGAGAGGGGTGTGGCCATAGATCACCGGTTTGCCGAAATCGTAGTCACTGGCAAAAAATTCATCTCTGGCCCAGAGTAACCAGGACTTTGGCTGCAGGGCTAGGGGACGCGACGGCATCAGTCCGGCGTGGACGTAAATGGCATCTTTATTTTGCCAGAACGGTAGAAGATAGCGGAAAAAATCTTCGTGCTCCTGTGGGAGGATCAGTCGCTCGCGGCTGTGAGGATTGAGGCCGTAGCTTACCAGAGTCTGGGCTCCGCCAACGGCAAGAAAAGGAGACTCAGCCCTACCCTCCATAAAGTTTAGCAGCATCTGCTCATGGTTGCCCAGGAGGGTGATCACCGGGAGTTTTTTGCGGATTGCCAAGATCATCTCGACCACCTGGCGTGACTCTGGTCCACGGTCGATGTAGTCCCCGAGAAAGACCACAGTGTCATCTCCGGATACAGGAGAGATTTTACTCCACAACTCCTTGAAGGCCTGGTAGCAGCCGTGGATGTCTCCGATCACGTATGTTTTTGCCATGATAGATGGTGAGAGCAGGCTATCTTATGGTATCGAGCAATGCTTTGGCCGCGTCTTTTTCTGGAAAATTTGGCGAGTGTAACGCTTTATTTAATGCTTCCCGAGCTTGATCAAGCTTGCCATCCCCTTTTAAGGCCATGGCCATGTGATAATTGAAGGTTGGATTCTGAGGCTCGGCGTCAAGGGCCTGTTGAAACTGACTTGCCGCCAGGCTGTATGATTTTCGTTGGAGATGGATGAATCCCAAGGTGTCGCTGACGCTGGCCTCTTCCGGCAGTTCGCTCTTGGCGACCATGGCCAGGCGAAGGGCCTCTCCCTGGTCAGCTTGTGGGTCTTGGCTCATCAGCCAAGCCAGATTGTTGGCGGCAACACCGAGCTTGGGGTTGATTTCTAAGGCCTGGCGGTAGGATTGTTGGGCTGCTGCACTGTCACCGCTCTGCTCCTGTAAGGTGCCTAATGCCATGATGGCGGGAACAAATTTCGGTTGGGTCTTGAGGAGATTTTGATACTCGCTGATCGCCTCTTGGGCGCGGTTGGTGACGACCATGATCTTGGCAATCTGCATCGAGGGTTGGGGAGCGTCGGGGGTAAGTTTCTGGACAGACTGTAGGGTCGTGATGGCTTCGGGGTAGAGTTTTTGTTCAGCCTGCAGGGTGCCAAGAAGCATTAAGTGGCCTGGGGTGTTTGGTGCGGCTTCCACCTGTTGCGCTACCCGCTCCAGAGCGCTGGCCTGATCTTTATTTTGGATGAGGATGGCCACAAGTATGGCCAAGGCCTGGCTGTGATCGGGGTTCAACTTGAGAATGCTCTCGAGATCATCCTTGGCTGTATCTGTTTGTTTGAGCGCAAGGGCGCAACGAGCCCTGTTGAGTAGGACCTCCGAGTTGTTGGGCAAAGTCTTTCCCATCTCGGAGTAGAGCTTGAAGGCTTTTTTGTAGTCTTTCGAGCCATAGAGGCTCTGGCCAATGATAATAGCCGCCCGGAAATTATTAGGTCTTAATCGCAAGGCTATGCCCGCTTCTTTGCCAGCGTTTTCGAAGTCATTGTTCAGTAATAGATGCTGGGCCATGAGTGCGTGGGCGTCAGAGTTGTTTGGTGATAGGCGCACTGCCTCGGTTGCCGCTTTTTGGGAGAGTTCGAACTCTCTTAAATCCAGATGGGCGAGGCCCTTCTGGTAGTATGCTTCGCCCCATTCCGGTTGTTCTTTGATCAGGGGGTCCAGGAGGGCCAGGGCCTCTTGTTGCTTGTCGTCTCTGATCAATAACTTGGCCTGGACCAGGTTGGCTCGGCCATGTTTGGGGTTGGCTTTAAGAATCGTATCGACTTCGGCCTTGGCCTTGTCATAGAGCTGGCGATCAAAATAGAGGTCAGCGAGCATCGCTTGGACATTCGTTGGTTGGGCCGATTTGCCAAGGGCTTCCTTGAGTTGTGCCTCGGCTTCGTCGTATTTTCGCTGTTGTTTGTAGATGTCGGCCTGGAGGAGATTGAAGTCCGGATTTTTTGGGTCTTTCTCGATGCCTTGGGCAATGATCTCTTGCGCCTTGTCGGCACTGTTGTTCTGCAGGTAGAACGAGGCTAAGGAGAAATAGGGGCCTGCGGAGGCGGGAAATTTATCCTTCATGGCCTTGAGCTGCGTTTCGGCCTGATCTGTCTGTTTGCGGCTGATATAAAAGCTGGCCAAGGCCTGATGGAAGGAGATGTTGTCCGGTTCAAGTTCGATAGCCTTGCGCAAGGCCTGCTCCGCCTCATCCAGTTTGTCGAGAGCAGCGTAGACCTTGGCGCGGGTCAGGTAGAGTCTGGCCATGTCCGGTGATTGGGCGATGGCATCGTTGATCGCCTTGTCGGCCTCATCAAGCTTTTTGTCGGTAAGGTCGAGATTGGCCTTAAGCGCCAGTCCTTCGGTATGGGCAGGATCTTTTGCCAGTAGATTATTCAACTGTTCGCGACTCTTTTCCGGTTGCCGGGCGAGGAAGAGGATTTCAGCGCTCTTGAGCAAGGCATCCAGGTTGTCGGGGT encodes the following:
- a CDS encoding serine/threonine protein phosphatase, which translates into the protein MAKTYVIGDIHGCYQAFKELWSKISPVSGDDTVVFLGDYIDRGPESRQVVEMILAIRKKLPVITLLGNHEQMLLNFMEGRAESPFLAVGGAQTLVSYGLNPHSRERLILPQEHEDFFRYLLPFWQNKDAIYVHAGLMPSRPLALQPKSWLLWARDEFFASDYDFGKPVIYGHTPLNEPRIEHHRIGIDTGAVYGGQLTCLVLPDLEFIQVSSDQFWPPGESLGA
- a CDS encoding tetratricopeptide repeat protein; protein product: MSKKYLPFLCSLLILFSLLTGCKDKEKEKVTHFDKGMEYVKQDNPKAAVLEFKNAIQIDPKYAEARYQLGLLYLETQEPANALNELTRAATLNPDNLDALLKSAEILFLARQPEKSREQLNNLLAKDPAHTEGLALKANLDLTDKKLDEADKAINDAIAQSPDMARLYLTRAKVYAALDKLDEAEQALRKAIELEPDNISFHQALASFYISRKQTDQAETQLKAMKDKFPASAGPYFSLASFYLQNNSADKAQEIIAQGIEKDPKNPDFNLLQADIYKQQRKYDEAEAQLKEALGKSAQPTNVQAMLADLYFDRQLYDKAKAEVDTILKANPKHGRANLVQAKLLIRDDKQQEALALLDPLIKEQPEWGEAYYQKGLAHLDLREFELSQKAATEAVRLSPNNSDAHALMAQHLLLNNDFENAGKEAGIALRLRPNNFRAAIIIGQSLYGSKDYKKAFKLYSEMGKTLPNNSEVLLNRARCALALKQTDTAKDDLESILKLNPDHSQALAILVAILIQNKDQASALERVAQQVEAAPNTPGHLMLLGTLQAEQKLYPEAITTLQSVQKLTPDAPQPSMQIAKIMVVTNRAQEAISEYQNLLKTQPKFVPAIMALGTLQEQSGDSAAAQQSYRQALEINPKLGVAANNLAWLMSQDPQADQGEALRLAMVAKSELPEEASVSDTLGFIHLQRKSYSLAASQFQQALDAEPQNPTFNYHMAMALKGDGKLDQAREALNKALHSPNFPEKDAAKALLDTIR